Within Sporichthyaceae bacterium, the genomic segment TGCGCGCACCGCTGCTGGCCACCTCGACCGACGGGGTCGGGACCAAGGTCGCGGTCGCCCAGCGGATGGACGTCCACGACACGGTCGGCATCGACCTGGTCGCGATGGTGCTCGACGACCTGGTGGTGTGTGGCGCCGAGCCGCTGTTCATGACCGACTACATCGCCTGTGGCCGGGTGGTGCCGCAGCGGATCGCGGCGCTGGTGGCCGGGATCGCCGAAGGTTGCCGCCGGGCCGGGGCTGCGTTGGTCGGTGGCGAGACCGCCGAGCACCCCGGGCTGCTCGGCCCGGACGAGTACGACCTGGCCGGCGCGGGCACCGGGGTCGTCGACGAGCCGGACCTGCTCGGCGCCCACCGGGTCCGCGCCGGCGACGTCGTGATCGGGATGGCCGCCTCCGGGCTGCACTCCAACGGGTACTCGTTGGCCCGGCACGTGTTCTTCACCTCGGCCGGCTGGGACGTGCACCGGCAGGTACCCGAGCTGGGCCGGACCTTGGGTGAGGAGCTGCTCGAGCCGACCCGGGTCTACAGCCTGGACTGCCTGGCGCTGCTGCGGGCCGGGGCCGACGGGCCTGCGCTGGACGTGCACGCGTTGTGCCACGTCACCGGTGGGGGACTGGCGGGGAACCTGGAGCGGGTGCTGCCCGCCGAGGTCGACGCCGAACTGGACCGCACGAGCTGGACGCCGGCGCCGATCTTCGGGTTGGTCGGCGCGATGGGCCGGGTGGAGCGTGCCGAGCTGGAGCGCACACTGAACATGGGCGTCGGGATGGTTGCGGTGGTGGCGGCCGAGGCCGCCGACGCTGTACTGGACCGGTTGGCGAGGCGCGACCTGGCGGCCTGGCACCTCGGGCGGATCGTGGCCGGCACCGGCCGAGCCGTCCTGCACGGCGAGCACCCCTAGCAAACCACCCGCACTTGTGCTGCCTGTCCCACGTATCGAGGCGCGCTGATAGGTGGGACAGGCAGCACAAGTGCCGGTGGTTGGGTGGGTGGCTCAGCCGGAGCGACGCTCGTCGGAGTAAGGATCGTCCTTGGGCGCGTACTTCGCGTACGGGTCTTCCTCGTCCTCTTCCTCGGCTTCCTCCACCGAGTCGGATTCGCCCGTCACGAGCTCAGCCCGCAGGCGATCGAGATCGGTGCCGCCGCTGCTGTACTTGAGCTCGCGGGCAACCTTCGTCTGCTTGGCCTTAGCTCGGCCGCGCCCCATGGCTCGACCCCCTCTGCGAGGCCCCGGAGGCCTGTCGCGGCACGGTCTGGAACACACTTACCCGGCGGCCGGAGGGGCTTCGTCACCCGAACCGGTCGCGCTGCTGTCTCCTACCGTACCTGTTCCGTCGGTCCGAGTGATACGCAACCCGCGTCCGCACGGCGGTGGCGACATTTCAGCGGGCCTGCGGGCGCAGGATGGTGCGCAACCGGCCCACGTCGGCCATGCGCTGCTCGGCGAGCCGGTCGGCGGCCACCGCCGGAGGGACCCCGTCGGCCTCCGCGATCGCGAACACCCGGCTGGTCGTGGTCCCGATCGCCTCGGCCCGAGCTTTGGCCCGGTCGAAGGAGAACCCGCCGGCGCCGAGCCCCGCGAACTCGTCGGCGACCTGAATGACCCCACCGGCGTTCACCAGGTAGTCCGGGGCGTAGAGAATTCCCCGGTCCTGCAAGCTCTTCTCGATCCCCGGGTGGGCGAGTTGATTGTTCGCGCCGCCGCACACGATGCGGGCCGACAACGAAGCCACGGTTCGGTCGTCCAGCGCCCCGCCCAGCGCACACGGCGCGTAGACGTCGAGGTCGGCCGCCGTCAGCGTCTCGACGTCGCCGATCACCCGCACCTGGGGGTGATCGGCCTGGACCGCGGCCAGTGCCGCGCCGGACACGTCGGTCATCAGTACCTCGGCGCCCTCGTCGACCAGGTGGCCGACCAGCCGGCGTCCGACCTTTCCGACGCCGGCCACACCGACCCGGCGTCCCAGCAGCGAGGGTTCGTGCCAGGTGTGCTCGGCACAGGCCCGGATCGCCTGGTAGACGCCCCAGGCGGTCAGCACCGAGGAGTCGCCCGCGCCGCCGTACTCCGGCGAGCGGCCGGTCACGTAGCGGCACTCGCGGGCGGCCCGGTCCATGTCGACCGGGTAGGTCCCGACGTCGCAGGCGGTGACGTAGCGCCCGCCGAGGGAGTCCACGAAGCGGCCGTAGGCGCGCAGCAGGGCCTCGGACTTGTCGGTCCGCGGGTCGCCGATGATCACGGCCTTCCCGCCGCCGTGGTCGAGGCCGGCCAACGCGTTCTTGTACGCCATGCCCTTGGACAGCGCGAGCACGTCGGCCAACGCCTC encodes:
- the purM gene encoding phosphoribosylformylglycinamidine cyclo-ligase; translated protein: MAATASDKRATSAVTYAAAGVDIEAGDRAVELMKASIAKAGRPEVLGGIGGFAGLFRADALKSMRAPLLATSTDGVGTKVAVAQRMDVHDTVGIDLVAMVLDDLVVCGAEPLFMTDYIACGRVVPQRIAALVAGIAEGCRRAGAALVGGETAEHPGLLGPDEYDLAGAGTGVVDEPDLLGAHRVRAGDVVIGMAASGLHSNGYSLARHVFFTSAGWDVHRQVPELGRTLGEELLEPTRVYSLDCLALLRAGADGPALDVHALCHVTGGGLAGNLERVLPAEVDAELDRTSWTPAPIFGLVGAMGRVERAELERTLNMGVGMVAVVAAEAADAVLDRLARRDLAAWHLGRIVAGTGRAVLHGEHP
- a CDS encoding DUF3073 domain-containing protein; translated protein: MGRGRAKAKQTKVARELKYSSGGTDLDRLRAELVTGESDSVEEAEEEDEEDPYAKYAPKDDPYSDERRSG
- a CDS encoding Glu/Leu/Phe/Val dehydrogenase dimerization domain-containing protein — its product is MTDRQNAGPAAEMLLSQAARHEQVVFFHDPDSGLRAIIAIYSTALGPALGGTRFYPYPSVDEALADVLALSKGMAYKNALAGLDHGGGKAVIIGDPRTDKSEALLRAYGRFVDSLGGRYVTACDVGTYPVDMDRAARECRYVTGRSPEYGGAGDSSVLTAWGVYQAIRACAEHTWHEPSLLGRRVGVAGVGKVGRRLVGHLVDEGAEVLMTDVSGAALAAVQADHPQVRVIGDVETLTAADLDVYAPCALGGALDDRTVASLSARIVCGGANNQLAHPGIEKSLQDRGILYAPDYLVNAGGVIQVADEFAGLGAGGFSFDRAKARAEAIGTTTSRVFAIAEADGVPPAVAADRLAEQRMADVGRLRTILRPQAR